A genomic region of Oceaniferula marina contains the following coding sequences:
- the tkt gene encoding transketolase, giving the protein MNQHILAQAANEARGLAIDAVNACSSGHLGLPLGCAEIGAVLFGGSLRYQADAPKWLNRDRLILSAGHGSMFLYSWLHLAGYAVGIDDVKAFRKLHSITPGHPEFEETPGVEATTGPLGQGVANAVGYAMSGKAAAAKYNTSEHTIFDHHVFGLLGDGCLQEGVAREAIAYAGHNRLDNLVLIYDSNDVTLDAMADVTQSEDAEAYFTSQGWDAVTIDGHNLEQIASSLAQAKADDNGRPKVIIAKTEIGRGIPEVAGTAKGHGEGGANFAETARAGLGLPEQTFYVSDEVKAFFADHQAALVSDFDAWNGTYSAWKEANPALAAELADGISGAVPSDLLDRIPEFASDYNGATRASGGEVIQSVAAAMPNLLTGSADLYGSTKNYIKDGGDFGADDFTGRNIWFGIREHAMAAMCNGIAYDGLFRISCATFAVFADYLRPSVRVAALAKLPVTYILTHDSVGVGEDGPTHQPVETVSGLRVIPGLDVFRPADAEETAGAWSASMHRTDGPSALFLTRQNVPIYSETPVETRREGAYYGAYVLKQEQGALETIILASGSEVAHAMAAAEELGAGVRVVSVPCMERFDRQSEEYKLSVLPASCTRRVAIEAGVSGLWWKYVGCGGKVLGIDRFGMSAPGDTVMQQLGMTSADVVAAVNDLA; this is encoded by the coding sequence ATGAATCAGCACATTCTCGCTCAAGCAGCCAATGAGGCCCGGGGCCTCGCTATCGACGCAGTTAACGCCTGTTCCTCGGGTCATTTGGGACTCCCTTTGGGGTGTGCCGAGATCGGGGCTGTGCTTTTTGGTGGGTCGCTTCGATATCAAGCGGATGCCCCAAAATGGTTGAACCGTGATCGCCTGATTTTATCGGCCGGGCACGGATCGATGTTTCTCTATAGTTGGCTTCACTTGGCGGGATACGCTGTGGGGATTGATGACGTCAAAGCGTTTCGAAAGTTGCACAGCATCACACCGGGTCACCCCGAGTTTGAGGAAACCCCGGGAGTGGAAGCCACAACCGGACCGCTGGGGCAGGGTGTTGCCAATGCCGTGGGATACGCGATGAGTGGCAAGGCTGCTGCCGCAAAATACAATACTTCAGAACACACGATTTTTGACCACCATGTGTTTGGACTGCTCGGTGACGGTTGCCTTCAGGAGGGTGTAGCTCGCGAGGCGATTGCCTATGCCGGCCACAATCGCCTCGATAATCTGGTTTTAATTTACGATAGCAACGATGTGACACTCGATGCGATGGCTGATGTGACGCAAAGCGAGGACGCTGAAGCGTATTTCACATCCCAAGGGTGGGACGCCGTGACGATCGACGGCCACAACCTTGAACAAATTGCATCCAGCCTGGCCCAGGCCAAGGCTGACGACAATGGTCGCCCGAAGGTGATCATTGCCAAGACGGAAATCGGCCGGGGGATCCCGGAGGTTGCCGGGACGGCCAAGGGACATGGTGAGGGTGGTGCGAATTTTGCTGAAACGGCCCGGGCCGGACTCGGCTTGCCCGAGCAGACGTTTTATGTTTCTGACGAAGTGAAAGCCTTTTTTGCTGACCATCAGGCAGCGTTGGTTTCGGATTTTGATGCATGGAATGGAACCTACTCCGCATGGAAAGAGGCGAATCCAGCATTGGCCGCTGAACTGGCCGATGGCATTTCCGGTGCTGTTCCGAGTGATTTGCTTGACCGGATTCCCGAATTTGCGAGCGACTACAACGGAGCAACCCGGGCATCAGGAGGTGAGGTGATTCAGTCGGTGGCTGCCGCCATGCCCAACCTATTGACAGGTTCTGCTGATCTTTATGGATCGACCAAGAACTACATCAAGGATGGTGGTGATTTTGGGGCGGATGACTTTACCGGACGCAATATCTGGTTCGGTATCCGTGAACACGCGATGGCCGCCATGTGTAACGGGATTGCTTACGATGGATTGTTCCGGATTTCCTGTGCCACGTTTGCGGTATTTGCCGATTACCTTCGCCCGTCGGTGCGGGTGGCCGCCTTGGCCAAGTTGCCTGTGACGTATATTCTGACCCATGATTCAGTTGGTGTCGGTGAAGATGGTCCGACTCACCAACCGGTTGAGACCGTCAGTGGACTGCGGGTGATCCCCGGTCTTGATGTGTTCCGACCGGCTGATGCCGAGGAAACCGCCGGTGCCTGGTCGGCATCGATGCACCGGACGGATGGTCCGAGTGCCTTGTTCCTGACTCGTCAAAACGTACCTATTTACAGTGAGACTCCCGTCGAAACCCGGCGCGAGGGGGCTTATTACGGTGCTTATGTGCTTAAGCAAGAGCAGGGAGCATTGGAAACGATCATTCTTGCCAGTGGCTCGGAAGTGGCCCACGCCATGGCTGCAGCCGAAGAGCTGGGCGCAGGCGTCCGTGTGGTATCGGTTCCTTGCATGGAGCGGTTTGACCGCCAGAGTGAGGAATACAAGCTGAGTGTGCTGCCGGCATCATGCACACGCCGGGTGGCTATCGAAGCCGGAGTCAGCGGGCTGTGGTGGAAATACGTCGGCTGCGGCGGCAAGGTGCTCGGAATCGATCGCTTTGGTATGTCTGCACCTGGAGATACCGTTATGCAACAACTTGGAATGACGTCCGCCGATGTGGTGGCCGCAGTCAATGATCTGGCCTAA
- the rpiB gene encoding ribose 5-phosphate isomerase B gives MNIAIGADHGGVGLKHAIVQHLETSGISVQDFGTNSTDSVDYADYANEVGRGVSSGRYDRGILICRSGIGMCMAVNRYQHIRGANVRDVNEAEVTRQHNDANVICLGADHLSNDDAIAMVDAFLKTEYEGGRHDARLTKASGSRLALTDPELFSAMQAEEQRQNQNIELIASENFTSGAVMEAQGSLLTNKYAEGYPGRRWYGGCEFVDVAEQLAIDRVKEIFGADHANVQPHSGSQANTAVYFSVLKPGDKILTMDLAHGGHLTHGHKANFSGKFYEVTHYGVSEEDETIDYDALEKVAEEVQPALITTGASAYPREIDFERMGQIAKKVGAYLFVDMAHIAGLVAAGEHPNPVPHADFVTSTTHKSLRGPRGGIILCKQEYAKKIDSTVFPGIQGGPLMHVIAAKAACFGEILTGDFKAYSQQVIANAKAMAARLAEHGYRIVSGGTDNHLMLVDLRPAGMDGSIAQHALDESGITVNKNSIPFDTAGPFKPSGIRIGTPAVTTRGMKESDVEQVADFIHEALQNHADDAKLASIRERVYAFNRSFPLPK, from the coding sequence ATGAATATTGCTATTGGAGCCGATCACGGAGGCGTGGGATTGAAACACGCTATTGTTCAGCATTTGGAAACATCCGGAATCTCGGTTCAGGATTTTGGCACAAACAGCACGGATTCCGTGGATTATGCCGACTATGCCAACGAGGTAGGGCGAGGCGTCAGCAGCGGACGTTATGACCGTGGCATCCTTATTTGCCGGTCTGGCATCGGGATGTGCATGGCCGTGAACCGTTATCAACATATCCGTGGCGCCAATGTGCGGGATGTCAATGAAGCCGAGGTTACGCGTCAACATAACGATGCCAATGTCATCTGTCTCGGTGCCGATCATTTGAGTAATGACGATGCTATCGCCATGGTCGATGCTTTTTTAAAGACGGAATATGAGGGGGGACGTCACGATGCCCGTCTGACTAAGGCATCCGGTAGCCGCTTGGCATTGACCGATCCCGAGTTGTTTTCAGCCATGCAGGCCGAGGAGCAGCGCCAAAACCAGAATATCGAATTGATCGCTTCTGAAAACTTCACCAGTGGAGCTGTTATGGAAGCTCAGGGGAGTTTGCTGACCAATAAATATGCCGAGGGATACCCCGGTCGCCGCTGGTATGGTGGCTGTGAGTTTGTGGATGTGGCCGAGCAGCTGGCGATTGACCGGGTGAAGGAAATCTTCGGTGCCGATCACGCCAATGTGCAGCCCCATTCGGGCTCCCAGGCGAATACCGCTGTGTATTTCTCCGTTCTCAAGCCGGGGGATAAGATCCTGACGATGGATCTGGCTCACGGTGGTCACCTGACTCACGGACACAAGGCGAACTTTTCCGGTAAGTTTTACGAGGTGACCCACTATGGCGTCAGTGAAGAGGACGAAACCATCGATTATGATGCGCTGGAAAAAGTGGCCGAAGAGGTGCAACCCGCATTGATCACCACTGGAGCTTCGGCCTATCCTCGTGAGATCGATTTCGAGCGCATGGGGCAGATTGCCAAGAAGGTAGGAGCCTACCTCTTTGTTGATATGGCACACATTGCCGGCTTGGTTGCCGCAGGTGAGCACCCGAACCCCGTGCCACACGCCGATTTTGTGACCTCGACGACTCACAAGTCACTCCGAGGACCACGTGGTGGTATCATTCTCTGTAAGCAGGAATACGCCAAGAAGATCGATAGCACGGTCTTCCCGGGTATCCAGGGCGGTCCATTGATGCACGTGATTGCAGCCAAGGCTGCTTGTTTCGGGGAGATCCTGACTGGAGACTTCAAGGCATATTCCCAGCAAGTGATTGCCAATGCCAAGGCCATGGCCGCCCGATTGGCTGAGCACGGCTACCGGATTGTTTCCGGCGGTACGGACAACCACCTGATGCTTGTTGACCTGCGTCCTGCAGGAATGGACGGGTCTATTGCCCAGCACGCTCTGGACGAGTCCGGGATCACGGTGAACAAGAACTCAATTCCTTTTGATACGGCTGGCCCATTCAAACCCAGTGGTATTCGGATTGGAACCCCGGCTGTAACCACTCGCGGAATGAAAGAATCGGATGTTGAGCAAGTCGCCGACTTCATTCACGAGGCATTGCAAAACCACGCGGATGATGCGAAATTGGCATCGATTCGCGAGCGGGTCTACGCCTTCAACCGGAGTTTTCCATTGCCCAAGTAA
- the recN gene encoding DNA repair protein RecN, producing MLSLLKIKNLALVDSLVWQLDHGLVGVTGETGAGKSVIVGALKLVLGERADKSLIRTGESTCTVEAVFDLPNAPLVNAILEDSGLDVCDDGQLIIRRVIGQSSNKQFVNNSPATLGVLKAVGEYLVDLHGPHDHQGLLSVDRQLAMLDAYAGVDPAEYQSSWRAWRERIDALEVFQTQGMAGERELDLLRHQLAEIDAAAPNPSEEEDLENLYRRASNSSHLLELASGAASMISGAEDSLLERMGQLQRQCRDLEKLDPGLREHLESVDRSAMELQEMEVALRDYLVDLNTDPEELLRLEERINTLETLKRKYGPSLDDVLLFHQEIAQRLDSVENRSERLKELEDEVASAREALDRAGLTMSESRRKAAPRLAKEIATHLKELGFKQAAFDVQLVANKEPESCGLESVEFGFGPNPGEPMKPLRQIASSGEISRVMLSVKSALAKQDATPLMVFDEIDANVGGEIARAVGEKMARLGERHQVVAITHFPQVAAMASRHFVVSKDVEGDRTFSRLEEVDGEGRIDEMVRMLGGGGGEVRAMAESLLA from the coding sequence ATGCTTAGTTTACTTAAAATCAAAAACCTCGCCTTGGTTGATTCGCTTGTCTGGCAGCTTGACCATGGATTGGTCGGCGTGACCGGAGAAACAGGTGCTGGAAAGTCAGTGATTGTCGGAGCTCTTAAGCTGGTTCTCGGTGAACGGGCGGATAAGTCGTTGATCAGGACCGGGGAGTCAACCTGTACGGTGGAAGCTGTCTTTGATTTGCCTAATGCTCCGCTGGTGAATGCGATTCTCGAGGACTCCGGATTGGATGTCTGCGATGATGGTCAACTGATCATCCGACGTGTGATCGGGCAATCGTCCAACAAGCAGTTTGTGAACAACAGCCCGGCCACCCTCGGGGTGCTGAAAGCTGTCGGAGAATACCTGGTGGATTTACATGGTCCTCACGATCATCAAGGGCTGCTCTCGGTAGATCGGCAGCTTGCAATGCTCGATGCCTATGCGGGAGTTGACCCCGCTGAATATCAGAGCTCCTGGAGAGCCTGGCGTGAAAGGATCGACGCGCTCGAGGTGTTTCAGACTCAGGGGATGGCTGGGGAGCGTGAACTGGATTTGCTCCGTCATCAACTGGCCGAGATTGATGCTGCGGCTCCGAATCCGTCCGAGGAGGAGGATTTGGAAAACCTCTATCGGAGGGCGTCCAATAGCTCCCATTTGTTGGAATTGGCATCCGGAGCAGCTTCGATGATTTCCGGGGCCGAGGACTCGCTGCTTGAACGCATGGGGCAACTACAGCGCCAATGCCGGGATCTGGAAAAGCTGGACCCTGGATTGCGTGAACATCTTGAAAGTGTGGATCGGTCCGCCATGGAACTGCAGGAGATGGAAGTGGCTCTACGCGACTACCTTGTCGACTTGAATACGGATCCTGAGGAATTACTCCGACTCGAAGAAAGGATCAATACCCTCGAAACCTTGAAGCGTAAGTATGGGCCAAGTTTGGATGATGTGCTTTTGTTTCATCAGGAAATTGCCCAGCGGCTCGATTCGGTGGAGAACCGGTCAGAGCGGCTGAAGGAACTGGAGGATGAGGTGGCGTCGGCACGTGAGGCCTTGGATCGTGCCGGACTGACGATGAGTGAGTCCCGCCGAAAAGCTGCTCCCCGTTTGGCTAAGGAGATTGCAACGCATTTGAAAGAGTTAGGTTTTAAACAGGCCGCTTTTGATGTGCAGTTGGTCGCCAATAAAGAACCGGAATCATGTGGCTTGGAGTCGGTGGAGTTCGGGTTTGGTCCCAACCCAGGTGAGCCGATGAAACCATTGCGCCAGATTGCTTCCAGCGGCGAAATTTCCAGAGTGATGCTTTCCGTGAAGAGTGCCTTGGCTAAGCAGGATGCCACTCCCTTGATGGTGTTCGATGAAATTGATGCCAACGTTGGGGGTGAGATTGCCCGTGCCGTAGGCGAAAAAATGGCCCGACTCGGTGAACGTCACCAGGTGGTTGCCATCACGCATTTTCCTCAGGTTGCTGCAATGGCGTCCCGCCACTTTGTGGTGAGTAAGGACGTCGAAGGTGACCGAACTTTCTCCCGACTCGAAGAAGTTGATGGTGAAGGGCGCATCGATGAAATGGTCAGGATGTTAGGCGGTGGAGGTGGCGAGGTTCGCGCCATGGCCGAGAGCTTGCTTGCGTGA
- the hisG gene encoding ATP phosphoribosyltransferase, with translation MSQKLKIALPKGSLQNPTIQLLEQAGFNVYMSDRGLRPNSNDGELDIYLIRAQEIGRYMAEGFIDCGITGYDWASAHEENLVDLAELPYSRATVRPTKWVLVVPEDSPIQSVQDLEGKRIATEGVEITQNYLKHNGVNAHVEYSWGATEVKVPDLVDAIVDVTETGSSIRANNLRIVDTLLTSFPHFYSSKQAYSDEWKKAKMDRMVLMVKAALEARGKVGLKMNLPEKSLQEVIEKLPSLRRPTIARLAEDGWVAIETIIEDKVARHLIPDLKELGAEGIIEYPLTKIVP, from the coding sequence ATGTCTCAGAAACTTAAAATCGCACTTCCAAAAGGCTCACTCCAGAATCCTACGATTCAACTCCTGGAGCAGGCCGGATTCAACGTCTATATGTCCGACCGCGGACTACGACCAAACTCCAATGATGGCGAACTCGATATCTACTTGATCCGAGCTCAGGAAATCGGCCGCTACATGGCTGAAGGATTTATCGACTGTGGTATCACTGGTTACGACTGGGCATCCGCCCATGAAGAAAACCTCGTCGACCTCGCCGAACTCCCCTACTCACGAGCAACCGTCCGCCCAACCAAGTGGGTGCTCGTTGTTCCCGAAGACTCTCCGATTCAAAGCGTGCAGGACCTCGAAGGCAAACGCATCGCGACCGAAGGGGTTGAAATCACCCAGAATTACCTCAAACACAACGGCGTCAACGCCCATGTGGAATATTCCTGGGGTGCTACCGAAGTCAAAGTGCCCGACCTCGTGGACGCAATCGTCGACGTCACGGAAACCGGATCCTCGATCCGAGCCAACAACCTGCGGATCGTCGATACCCTGTTAACCTCATTCCCCCACTTCTACAGCTCAAAACAAGCCTACTCCGACGAGTGGAAAAAAGCCAAAATGGACCGTATGGTGCTGATGGTTAAAGCAGCTCTCGAAGCACGCGGAAAAGTGGGCTTGAAAATGAACCTTCCGGAAAAATCCTTGCAGGAAGTCATTGAGAAACTACCTTCTCTGCGTCGCCCGACGATCGCACGCCTCGCCGAGGACGGCTGGGTCGCCATCGAAACCATCATTGAGGACAAGGTGGCCCGCCACCTGATCCCGGATCTGAAGGAACTCGGAGCCGAAGGCATCATCGAATACCCCCTCACGAAAATCGTCCCGTGA
- the eboE gene encoding metabolite traffic protein EboE, whose product MKFHDAHLAYCTNIHPAESWAETFTALKTHTLKVRERLSREGNRSEGDAYAIGLRLSAQAADELLTFNNEGIPEPLRVFKAWLEQENCYIFTINGFPYGDFHHTRVKEQVYQPDWTQVERLEYTAKLFIILAELLADDIDGSVSTLPGSFKEFKADEHLMFCNLYATARFLDALSEDYGKDFHLGLEPEPLGHFENTGETLAFFSRFQAWAEERDLETDCLQRRIGVNYDTCHFALEFEDAEHSLSAFEHADIRISKIHISSALAFDPTSATALNEIRTFDEATYLHQILIQNEDQSTLRFRDIPEFFEALAASPDMLANAADGRCHFHIPLYSAPEQPLGSTQDHAKQTLAYCKQHPGICNHFEIETYTWGVLPEDLQIPVEQQIGNEYAWVLDQ is encoded by the coding sequence ATGAAGTTTCACGATGCCCATCTGGCGTATTGCACCAATATTCACCCTGCAGAAAGCTGGGCTGAAACGTTTACCGCCCTGAAAACCCACACGCTTAAAGTGAGGGAGCGTCTGAGCCGAGAAGGCAATCGCTCAGAGGGTGACGCCTACGCCATCGGACTAAGGCTCTCTGCTCAGGCCGCCGATGAATTGCTGACCTTCAACAACGAAGGCATCCCCGAACCGTTGAGAGTATTCAAAGCCTGGCTGGAACAAGAGAACTGTTACATCTTCACCATCAACGGCTTTCCCTATGGCGATTTTCATCATACCCGGGTGAAGGAACAGGTCTATCAACCTGACTGGACTCAGGTTGAGCGACTCGAATACACCGCGAAGTTATTCATCATTCTGGCCGAACTCTTAGCAGACGACATCGACGGATCGGTTTCCACCCTGCCCGGATCATTCAAAGAGTTCAAAGCGGATGAACATTTGATGTTCTGCAATCTCTACGCAACGGCCCGGTTTCTCGACGCTCTATCAGAAGACTACGGTAAGGACTTTCATCTCGGTCTCGAACCCGAACCACTGGGCCACTTCGAAAACACCGGGGAAACCCTCGCCTTTTTCTCACGATTCCAAGCTTGGGCTGAGGAACGGGACCTTGAAACCGATTGCCTCCAACGAAGAATAGGAGTCAACTACGACACCTGCCATTTTGCCCTTGAATTTGAAGATGCCGAACATTCACTCTCCGCGTTCGAGCATGCTGACATCCGAATTTCAAAAATTCATATCTCAAGTGCCCTGGCTTTCGATCCCACATCAGCCACGGCCCTGAATGAAATCCGCACATTCGACGAGGCGACTTATCTTCACCAGATCTTGATCCAAAACGAAGACCAATCGACCCTGCGCTTCAGGGACATTCCCGAGTTCTTTGAGGCATTGGCAGCATCACCTGACATGCTTGCCAACGCCGCAGATGGACGCTGTCATTTCCATATCCCGCTTTACAGCGCCCCTGAGCAACCTCTTGGCTCAACCCAGGATCACGCCAAACAAACACTGGCCTATTGCAAGCAGCACCCCGGAATTTGTAACCATTTCGAAATCGAAACCTATACCTGGGGAGTCTTACCTGAGGATCTACAAATCCCGGTCGAACAACAAATCGGAAATGAATACGCATGGGTGCTCGACCAATAA
- a CDS encoding endonuclease/exonuclease/phosphatase family protein, translated as MKKLIALSAVVAMCLIGTSLADALKVVSYNIHHAQGMDGKLDLGRIANVMSKYQPDFIALQEVDQRVSRSGKVDQASELAKQLGMTPVFGKCIDLGGGAYGNAVLSKHPVVETKVHRLPGKGEQRVALEVIAEVQGRKLSFVSVHLDHQSEATRLEQVAALQRILSEQKHPVMVMGDLNAQPGSETMKQLAGSWKVVAKQGSALTYPANQPKIEIDYLLLAGWDEEQANKVILKVGDEAQASDHRPLFGEVPWKKE; from the coding sequence ATGAAGAAGTTGATTGCCTTGAGCGCCGTTGTGGCTATGTGCTTGATCGGAACCAGTCTGGCGGATGCCTTGAAGGTGGTTTCGTATAATATCCACCATGCACAGGGGATGGATGGAAAACTGGATTTGGGCAGAATCGCCAATGTAATGAGCAAGTATCAACCGGATTTTATTGCTTTGCAGGAAGTGGACCAGCGGGTATCGCGCAGCGGGAAAGTGGACCAAGCCTCCGAGTTGGCCAAGCAATTGGGGATGACTCCGGTCTTTGGCAAATGCATTGATCTAGGTGGTGGTGCGTATGGGAATGCGGTGTTATCCAAGCACCCGGTTGTAGAGACCAAGGTGCATCGCTTGCCCGGTAAGGGGGAACAGCGAGTGGCCTTGGAGGTGATCGCCGAAGTGCAGGGGCGTAAGCTCTCCTTCGTCAGTGTCCACCTCGACCATCAGTCGGAAGCCACTCGTCTGGAGCAGGTGGCTGCACTGCAGCGTATTCTTTCGGAGCAGAAGCATCCGGTGATGGTGATGGGGGATTTGAATGCTCAGCCGGGATCTGAAACCATGAAGCAATTGGCGGGCTCATGGAAGGTTGTGGCAAAACAAGGCAGCGCTTTGACTTATCCTGCTAACCAACCAAAAATTGAAATCGATTATTTGTTACTCGCCGGATGGGACGAGGAACAAGCGAATAAGGTGATTCTCAAAGTCGGGGATGAAGCTCAGGCCTCAGATCACCGACCCTTATTCGGCGAGGTTCCTTGGAAAAAGGAATGA
- a CDS encoding AURKAIP1/COX24 domain-containing protein, which produces MGSLKKRRKTKITKHKRKKRMKANRHKKRLRYKS; this is translated from the coding sequence ATGGGAAGTCTAAAAAAACGTCGTAAGACGAAAATCACCAAGCATAAGCGCAAAAAGCGCATGAAGGCAAATCGTCATAAGAAGCGCCTTCGTTACAAGTCCTAG
- a CDS encoding MBL fold metallo-hydrolase: MNPDIILTFLGTSTSTGVPVIGCRCPVCTSDDPKLTRTRSSIHLQTPEQSILVDTGPDLREQALRESLTRVDSVLYTHAHLDHITGFDELRAFCWHRDEPLPLYGSKACLDEIQRMFQWAFLPSNTYKGYVKPDPRITSGPFQLNKLTVTPVPVVHGSVETQGYRFDYPGCPSAAYLPDVKHIPDSSWHLLENIPLLIVDGLHHREHATHMNFTEALDTAEELGAGQIYLTHLSHELKINQTEKDLPANAHFAYDGLRIHFNSQDTSATAQHLS; the protein is encoded by the coding sequence TTGAATCCCGATATCATTCTCACCTTTCTAGGAACCAGCACATCCACCGGCGTTCCGGTCATTGGCTGTCGCTGCCCTGTCTGCACCTCGGACGACCCCAAACTCACCCGAACCCGCTCGTCTATCCACCTGCAGACACCTGAGCAATCCATCCTTGTGGATACCGGGCCGGACCTCCGGGAGCAAGCACTGCGCGAATCTCTCACCCGTGTGGATTCCGTGCTCTACACCCACGCGCACCTCGACCACATCACCGGGTTCGATGAACTTCGAGCCTTTTGCTGGCACCGTGACGAACCACTCCCCCTCTACGGATCCAAAGCGTGTCTCGATGAAATTCAACGTATGTTCCAATGGGCATTTCTCCCCAGCAATACCTACAAAGGCTACGTCAAACCGGATCCTCGCATCACCTCAGGACCGTTCCAGCTCAACAAACTAACCGTCACGCCCGTCCCCGTCGTGCACGGTTCGGTCGAAACCCAAGGATACCGCTTCGATTACCCTGGCTGTCCGTCCGCAGCTTACCTGCCAGACGTCAAACATATCCCGGACAGCAGCTGGCATCTGCTCGAAAACATCCCACTGCTTATCGTCGATGGCCTCCACCATCGAGAACACGCGACCCACATGAACTTCACCGAAGCTCTGGATACCGCAGAAGAGCTCGGAGCCGGGCAAATCTATCTCACCCACCTCTCGCACGAACTCAAGATCAACCAAACTGAAAAGGACCTGCCGGCCAATGCGCATTTCGCCTACGATGGCTTGCGTATCCACTTCAACAGCCAGGACACATCGGCAACGGCCCAGCACCTCTCATAA
- the ftsY gene encoding signal recognition particle-docking protein FtsY — protein MAGFFKKLFNKVTNKAEIDWDELEADLIGADLGARTTMAIVDDLREMGRKISADDVISVCKQHIAGILPEDLPAFTPRADGSPTVILVVGVNGTGKTTSSAKLAWLLKNQGYSVSLAAADTFRAAAVEQLCVWADRLGVPVIKGAPNADPASVCYTAHQKAINDGTQFLICDTAGRIHTRHNLMQELEKIERTIGKQDEHAPHHRLLVVDATTGGNALAQAREFNKAIPLDGLIVTKLDGSGKGGIAVVIQQELKIPTRFIGLGEEASQFKAFNKQEFVEGIF, from the coding sequence ATGGCAGGATTTTTCAAAAAGCTCTTCAACAAGGTCACCAACAAGGCCGAGATCGACTGGGATGAACTCGAAGCCGATCTGATTGGGGCCGACCTAGGAGCCCGCACGACCATGGCGATCGTCGACGACCTCAGGGAGATGGGCCGGAAAATCTCAGCTGACGACGTGATCAGCGTGTGTAAACAGCACATTGCAGGGATTCTTCCTGAAGATCTGCCTGCCTTCACGCCTCGGGCCGATGGATCACCCACTGTCATTCTAGTCGTAGGTGTCAATGGCACTGGCAAGACCACCTCCTCGGCCAAACTGGCCTGGTTACTGAAGAACCAAGGGTATTCTGTCAGCCTAGCCGCTGCAGACACCTTCCGGGCTGCAGCCGTCGAGCAGCTTTGCGTCTGGGCGGATCGACTCGGGGTTCCCGTTATCAAGGGAGCTCCCAATGCCGACCCGGCGTCCGTCTGTTACACGGCCCATCAAAAGGCGATCAACGACGGCACCCAGTTCCTCATCTGTGATACCGCCGGCCGGATCCACACCCGCCACAACCTGATGCAGGAACTTGAAAAAATCGAGCGCACCATCGGCAAACAAGACGAGCATGCGCCCCACCATCGACTACTCGTTGTCGACGCCACCACTGGAGGGAATGCTCTGGCCCAGGCCAGGGAGTTCAACAAAGCCATTCCCCTCGACGGCTTGATTGTCACCAAACTCGACGGTTCAGGAAAAGGCGGCATCGCTGTGGTGATTCAACAAGAGCTTAAGATCCCCACCCGCTTCATAGGCTTGGGTGAAGAAGCCTCACAATTCAAAGCCTTCAACAAACAGGAATTTGTCGAAGGTATCTTTTAG